One genomic window of Deferribacterota bacterium includes the following:
- a CDS encoding methyltransferase domain-containing protein, protein MNRNKLSNREIFKERFRCYGPISNLEEYVQPDWWRHIFNSIYLKTDGDVVDDSQITKTEIDLFLEILKLSTEDKILDLCCGQGRHIIELVRRGFINVEGLDRSHYLIQKAKTVAKREDLNVKFREGDARKLPYNANSFDVITILGNSFGYFETIQDDLRVLKEALRALKPWGRILIDVADGNYLKEHFNPRSWEWIDKKHFVSRERSISLDKQRIISREVVTNIEKGVIVDQFYAERLYTKESLTDLLKTAGFSNISFHGAISPDSQRNQDLGMMEQRIIVTAMVKKEWVPTKKRSKKAMKNIAVILGDPRKPDLLKPYLIFDDDDFYTIDQLKLALKELDNYQFIYLDNHDTLSQDLIKLKNKIDYVFNLCDEGYFNDPTKELHVPALLEILGIPYTGANPQCLAYCYDKSLVRGIAKEMEIPVPDAFFIKPEDTTFELSLSFPAIVKPNFGDSSFGITQKSVVGNIEELVNTISEMREKFGYDKPILVEEFLTGKDLSIGIIGNVPGNYTILPIIEEDYSSLPPELPRICGYEAKWLPNSPYWSIKSIPANLSEELEKFLIQCSLKLYERLGCRDYCRFDWRLDLIGNPKLLEANPNPGWCWDGHMAKMAKVAGISYAELLKLILESAENRLGILLQPIALSTKDNGN, encoded by the coding sequence ATGAATAGGAACAAACTATCAAATAGAGAGATTTTTAAGGAACGCTTCAGGTGTTACGGGCCTATATCTAATCTAGAAGAGTATGTACAACCAGATTGGTGGCGACACATTTTTAACTCAATCTACCTCAAAACAGATGGTGATGTAGTAGATGATTCCCAAATTACTAAAACAGAAATTGACCTATTTTTAGAAATTCTAAAACTCTCAACAGAAGATAAAATATTAGATTTATGCTGTGGACAGGGACGTCATATAATTGAACTAGTAAGGAGAGGTTTTATAAATGTTGAAGGATTAGATCGTTCACATTATCTAATCCAGAAGGCAAAAACAGTGGCAAAAAGAGAAGATTTAAATGTTAAGTTTAGAGAGGGAGATGCCAGAAAACTTCCCTATAATGCTAACAGTTTTGATGTTATTACAATATTGGGGAATAGCTTTGGTTACTTTGAAACAATTCAAGATGATTTAAGGGTTCTAAAAGAAGCTCTCAGGGCCCTAAAACCATGGGGACGCATTCTTATAGATGTGGCTGATGGCAATTACTTAAAAGAACATTTTAATCCAAGGTCCTGGGAATGGATAGATAAAAAACATTTTGTCTCCAGAGAGCGTTCCATCTCCTTAGATAAACAGCGCATTATATCACGTGAAGTCGTTACTAATATAGAAAAAGGTGTAATTGTAGACCAATTTTATGCTGAAAGGCTCTATACAAAAGAAAGCTTGACAGACCTACTAAAAACAGCTGGGTTCAGTAATATCTCCTTCCATGGGGCAATATCTCCTGACTCACAACGAAACCAAGATTTGGGTATGATGGAACAGCGTATAATTGTTACTGCAATGGTGAAAAAAGAGTGGGTTCCCACCAAAAAAAGATCAAAAAAAGCAATGAAAAATATAGCAGTGATCTTAGGAGATCCACGAAAACCAGACTTATTGAAGCCTTATCTTATTTTTGATGATGATGATTTTTACACTATTGACCAATTGAAACTTGCTTTGAAAGAATTAGACAATTATCAATTTATTTACTTAGACAACCACGATACTTTAAGCCAAGATTTAATTAAACTAAAGAACAAGATCGACTATGTTTTTAATTTATGCGATGAAGGCTACTTTAACGATCCGACAAAAGAACTTCATGTCCCAGCTTTGCTTGAAATACTTGGTATTCCCTATACAGGTGCTAATCCACAATGCCTTGCTTATTGCTATGATAAATCTTTGGTACGTGGTATTGCAAAAGAGATGGAAATCCCTGTTCCTGATGCATTTTTTATAAAACCTGAGGATACAACCTTTGAGCTCTCCCTTTCTTTCCCGGCAATTGTCAAACCTAATTTTGGAGATTCAAGTTTTGGAATTACTCAAAAGAGCGTAGTAGGTAATATTGAAGAGCTGGTGAACACTATTTCAGAGATGAGAGAGAAATTTGGCTATGATAAGCCCATTCTTGTTGAAGAGTTCCTTACAGGAAAAGATTTAAGCATTGGAATTATAGGAAATGTCCCTGGTAATTATACTATTTTACCAATTATAGAAGAAGACTATTCATCATTGCCACCAGAACTACCCAGAATCTGTGGCTATGAGGCTAAATGGCTTCCAAATTCACCATATTGGAGTATCAAATCTATACCGGCTAACCTCTCAGAAGAGTTGGAAAAATTCTTAATACAATGCTCTTTGAAGTTATACGAAAGGCTAGGGTGTAGAGATTACTGTCGTTTTGACTGGAGACTTGACTTAATAGGCAATCCAAAACTTCTTGAAGCAAATCCTAATCCTGGTTGGTGCTGGGATGGACATATGGCTAAAATGGCAAAGGTCGCTGGAATATCTTATGCTGAATTATTAAAATTGATCCTTGAGTCCGCTGAAAATAGACTAGGCATTTTATTACAACCAATTGCCCTATCTACAAAAGATAATGGGAATTGA
- a CDS encoding MoaD/ThiS family protein, with product MVKAVIKGQGIKKCRKHKVKDLLNELNIPSETAIVAKDGEILTHDIRLKDGDTVEIIPVVSGG from the coding sequence ATGGTAAAGGCCGTGATAAAAGGGCAGGGCATCAAAAAATGTAGAAAACACAAAGTAAAAGATTTGCTTAATGAGCTTAATATTCCTAGTGAAACAGCTATCGTGGCAAAAGATGGTGAAATTTTAACACATGATATACGCCTAAAAGATGGTGATACCGTAGAAATAATACCTGTGGTGAGTGGTGGTTAA